GATAAGGCGATTAAAAAATAAGGTGTAACGGATTTTTTAATTGGCTATATGGATTTACAGAAATTCATCGAAACATCGAACTAAAAATACTATTTTGGGGTGATTGTTAATGGGAAAAGATTTAAGTCAGTTCATCAGAAATGAAGCGTTTTTAAACAAAGTTGTTTCAGCGGAGGAAGCCGCGTCTTGGATTGAAGACGGCATGAATCTGGGTATGAGTGGTTTTACGCTTTTCGGAGAGCCAAAAGAATTTCCGCTTGCACTTTCTAAACGAGGAGAGCAAGAAAATTTCAAAGTAAATCTTTATACAGGTGCATCATTAGGACCAACTGCTGACCAATCAATGGCAGAAGCAGGAATCATCAACTTACGTGTGCCATATCAAGGTAATGCGATTATGCGCGGTAAGATCAATAACGGAGAAATTTTCTATATTGATCAGCATTTATCACATACAGCAGAAGAGGTTCGTAAAGGGTCACTTGGTAAAATTGACTATGCAATCATTGAAGCAGCTGCAATTACAGAAGACGGTCTAGTCATTCCAACAGGTTCTGTAGGGAACTCACCGATCTTTGTTGAAAAAGCTGAAAATGTTATTATCGAAATTAATACAACTGCCCCGAAAGCATATGAAGGGCTTCATGATATTTATGTACAAAAAGCGCAAGGCGAGCGTAAAGAGATCCCTATTTACAATACAGGTGATCGAATTGGTGAAATCGGAATTAGAGTAGACCCTGCGAAAGTAAAAGGAATCGTTTTATCGGAGCAGCCGGATATTCCATCACCATTATTTGAGCCAAACGAAGAAACACAAAAGATTGCGGATAATTTATTAGCATTCCTTGCAAATGAAGTTGAAGTAGGGAATTTACCGGAATCATTAGCGCCACTTCAATCAGGCGTTGGTTCAGTAGCAAATGCCGTTTTAAACGGAATGCAAAAATCTCAATTTAAAGATCTAGAAGTATTCTCGGAAGTACTGCAAGATGGTGTATTTGACTTGATCGATGCGGGTATTGTTAAATTCGCTGCAGGTACGGCATTCTCACTTTCTAAGAAGCGTGTTGACTCATTAGCGGAAGACTTGGAAAAGTACAAGGATAAAATCATGTTCCGTCCACAGGAAATTTCGAATAACCCGGAAGTCATTCGTCGCTTAGGTGTTATTTCGTTTAACACGGCAATTGAAGTAGACATTTACGGTAATGTCAATTCAACACATGTAAACGGTACAAAAATTATGAACGGTATTGGCGGTTCCGGTGACTTTGCCCGTAATGCGCGCATTACCATTTTCGTAACATCTTCATTAGCGAAAAATGGTGCAATTTCAACAATCGTTCCGTTCGTTTCACATATCGACCATACAGAACATGATGTCGATGTAATTGTAACGGAGCAGGGCTATGCGGATCTTCGTGGTCTGCCACCAGTGAAGCGCGCTGAGAAATTGATTGAAATTGCACACCCGAAATATAAAGAACAGTTACGTGCTTATTTCGAAGAGGCTAAAGAGAAAGTGGGCGGCCAAACACCGCATATCCTTGAAAAAGCATTCTCATTCCATAACAATCTAAAAGAGCATGGGACAATGTTATTTGAGGACGATAAAATTAAACATTAATGAGTAAAATGATAAAGGTGGCGTTTTAACATGGATGTAAGATTTCCTATTGGTCCATTGCAAGTACCTGAACAAGTGACGCTTGACAATGTGAAGGAATGGTTACAACAAACGGAATCGTTTACGACACGTTTAAGAGAAGTTGTCGATTCATTAAATGAAGAGCAGTTGAATAAAACTTACCGTGAAGGTGCATGGACAGTTCGTCAGCTCGTTCATCATATTGCGGATTCACAGCTGAACATGTATCAGCGACTGAAGCTGGCACTAACGGACGACAATCCGACAGTACCAGGGTTTGATGAAGAGAAATGGGCCGTTTTGCCGGACACAGACTTACCTGTAGAAAGCTCGATTAAAATGCTTGAAGGTATTAATGAGCGTGTCGTTTCGTTAGGTCATCATTTAACGGAAGACCAGCTTAAGCGGGAATTTACCCATGAAACAAATGGGCCGGTCACAGTGGCCGCAAAAGTGGCGAAACTGGCATGGCACGAGGAGCACCATTTCGCTCATATTAAAATTGCGCTATCAAATTAATTTAGTTTTAATCAAAATGGCTTACCCGAAAAGGTAAGCCATTTTTTTAATGGAGCGTACTATTCTATCTCTTTGTATAAAAAGATGAGTCGTTCAATTTCTTCAAAGCCATTATTTTTATAAAACTGTTCTGCCGGTATATTACGGTTTGTGAGCAGTGTCATCGATTCTACTGATCTATCTTTCAACTGGATTTCTAAATAGTTCAGCATTGCTTTACCAATACCTTTATTTTGCAATGTCTGATCGACGCACATTTCATGGATGAAATATTCATGGCCACTATACCATTTCCGTTGCACCCCCATTATAAAGCCAAGCAGTTCGTCATTTTCTAAAGCGATTATGCCCAGAAAGTTCGGGGTATTGTAGTAATCGGATAAATACTGGTGTGCACTTTCATAGTTCCAGTGGTCATTCCATGGCTCTGCATTAAATACTTTGATAAATATTTCTGTGCATATTGCTAAATCAGTTGCTTCCATTAGTTTAAACTCCACAATCAACCGCTCCCTTTATAGTTTTTTTGTAAAGCATATAATGCGATTTGCCTCTGTAAAGCCTAATTTAAGGTGAACATTTAAACTTTCTACATTCGACAATTCACAGTCACTCGCAAACTCTGTACATCCTTTTGATTTCGCCCACTGTTCACATGCCTGCACTAATTGCTGTGCGAAATGCTGTCTCCGGTAGGGCTCTTCAACATATAAGCCTTCCAAATAGCCAACCGGACTGGAATGTGTTCCTTCAACATAATCAAAACGTAGCTGGCATTGTGCAAATCCAATCGGTTTTTCATCATTAAATGCTAAGAAAACGGTACTGTTGAGATTGGTAATAACGTCTTCCATGTTTTGTACGAATTCATGTAAATTGTTGCCTGGCCAAAGGAGTAAAGCAAGCCTGGCTGCTGCGGATGCTTGGTTCAGTGTCGCTTCATTAATCATAAGTGCCTCCTGTAAGAAAAAGTATATTTACTATTATAGAATAAAATGGAAGATGATAGGTGACTGAGACAAATAAAAAGCAAGCGATACGATAAACGTACGCTCACTTTATAATGGCTTTAATGCTTTTGTCTGTTCAATGTAAATAAAGACATCATATCTTGATCCGACATTGGACGGAACATAATTTCCATACGCTTCATATTCGGGATGATAGACGACACCAATTGCGCGATGCCCAATCCGGTCATTGAACAATTCCCGATTTTGATCAGTGAAAATCAATATTTTATCCTGTCCGCCAGCTGCATGGAGTTGTCCTTCCCATGTATTGAGTTTGGAGGAGGGAACTGGGATTATTTGGAGAGGATCTCCCCAGTTATCAGCAGCGATGACCGTTCCTTCATATGTTCCGAATCCGATAGCATACGTATTGTCCATTCCATACTGCTCTCGGATAAGTTGACCGACGTTGATCATTTGATCTTCTTTCATACTTGTAGCAGATGCATCCCCGATATGTGTATTATGTTCCCAAATAATGATCTTGGCATCTTCACCGTGATACTTCAATAATTCATTGATTGCTTCCACCATATGCAAGTCGCGAGTATTCCAGGAGATGGCATCCTGCATCATCTCCCGGTAATAGGTTTCGGCGTTCTTAGCAACAAGCGCATTTATCATGACATTTAAATCTTCCTCATGTTTGTTCGAGTACTGTTGCTTATTCTCTCATAACGACCTCAATAAATCCGTTACTTCACGGACACATTCATCGGTAAATTGAGCGGTGGATAGAGCATAGTGCTCCGGCATTCTGTTATAAGGTTCGAAGCAGGAAAATGCTTTCTTTGCATGTTCAAAATCAGCTTTGTATTTAGGGTTTTCAGATAAAAAGTGGATTACTTCATCCATCGATTCAAAGAGGCTGTATAAATCAATGCCGTAAAACCGACCTTAGTCTCCAATGTATTATTCTTATCCTTTAGCCATTCTACAAATTGTTCTACTTCTTCGTTTGCCCACATCCATTGCGGCCAACGATCAAAAGATTCTTTCAATATCGCAGCAGCATTTTTCTCATCCTTATCATAACCTTTTACGTAGCGGTTCACTGCCTGAGCTGAAGGCCAGTCTCCTTCTACACCGATAATATTAAATCCTTATTGATTAATGAGCATTTTCGTTAATTCTGCGCGGACAGTATAAAACTCTGATGTACCATGGGAAGCTTCACCAATCATCACAATTTTGGCGTTTCCAATCGCTTCTACAATTTTATTTAAACTTTGTTCGTTAAAGGGCAGTGCATGCTCCTTTATAGCAGCTATAAGTTTTCTTGGCATGTTGATTCATTCCTTTCTTCAATATCTTTCCCGTGCTACTCATATGAATACCCTGTAGCAACTACATAAAAAACAGCAAAGAATTTTTGTGTTTTTGAATAACCGTCAAATAACTGGTGATACTATTAGCGATGGTCGGTTAGCCATCGAATGATTTGGCGCATGATTCCTCGTGAATCTGATGCGCCTTTAATTTTGCCCATTTTTACACCATATTTTTTATAACTTTTTGAGTTAGTTATTTTGTACTTGTATGAAATTTATAATATGATAGCTTTATACTAAACGTTGTAGGGAGAATGACTTAATGAGCATTTATAATTATTTAGTGAAAAAAAACAAACGGTGAGATACTATCGATGGAAACGTATCGAGATCAAGTCATGTTGATTGTGAATACGGCAAGCAGTTGTGGATTTACTTTCCAATATGAAGACATGCAAAAGTTATATGAACGCTATGCCGATAAAGGATTCTCAGCTCTTTCGTTTCCATGCAACCAATTTGGCGAGCAGAACCCGGAGGACGGTGAAACGTCTGCAAGACAATGCAAGCTTCAGTTCGGAGTTACATATCCAGTGTTTGATAAAATCGAAGTGAATGGCAATGAAACACATCCGCTGTTCAATTACTTAAAACATGAAGTGGATTGTCCGGAATTTGTTCGTGAGACATTACAGCAAATCCGCTTATACAACACAATCCAAACGAACTACCCGGAATACTTAATTGGCCGCAATATTCGCTGGAATTTCACGAAGTTCCTGGTAGACCGTAATGGCCGTGTCATCCGTCGATTCGAGCCGGATGATTCATTCCTTGATATCGAGAAAGCGATCGAAGAATTATTGGTGCCGGCAGCTGTAAAATAGTTTGAAAATATTTAAAGAGGCCTAGACATAACCCAAAAATGATATTTTTCTCTGAGAGAAAAATATCATTTTTTTGCTGAGCGTTAAAATTGATTTCCATTCCGGGACGCTTTCCGCGGGCGTGGCCTGAGCCTGTAGTCTCAGGCGTCACGCTATTCCCGCAGGAGTCGCCCTGCATTCCAATCAATTTTGCAAAATATCCGTTTCTTAATAAAGGATTTCCTGTTATTTATCGGTTATTCTACTTATGTCCCAGTTTCTTTAATTTATGCATTTTTCTTCGTTCTTGTAGTCGTTGTCCGCTTTCTCGTTTTCGGTTTCTTCGTTTTATCAAGGGATGCTTGCAATGCAGACATCAAGTCGGTCACATTATCAGGCAGCGGTCGTTTTTCGTTTGCAACAACGGTACTTTCCGATTTCTTTTCCTCAATCAGCTGCATAAGTGCTGTCCGGTAATCATCCGTGTGTTTCGTCGGATCAAACTCGGTTGTCAATTGTTCAACAAGCATAAGCGCGGTATCAAGTTCTTTCTGCACGACGGCTTCGACACTTGGGATATTCGGTACATCCCCGACATCCCGCACTTCATCCGGAAAATGAATGATTTCCATCACTAATGCGTTTTTATAAACACGGACAATGGCCAATTGCTCTTTTGATCGTATCGTAATTTTTGCTACGCCGATTTTACCGGATTCCTCCAATGTTTTTCGAAGTAGCACATAGGCTTTTGCACCCGTATTGTCAGGGGATAAATAGTACGTTTTTTCAAAATAAATCGGATCGATTTCTTCCAGCTTCACAAAATCTATAATCTCGACGGATTTATCTTCATTTTCCTTGCGTAAATTTTCCAAGTCTTCCTCACCCAAAACGACGAATTTGTTCTTTGTATATTCGTATGCCTTTACGATATCTTCATCTTTTACCTCTGCCTGACAGCCTTCGCACACCTTTTTGTAGCTGATTGGTGTATGGCATTCTTTATGGAGCTGTCGGAGCTTTACGTCTTTATTTTCAGTTGCCGCATGTAGTTTTACCGGAATATTTACTAAGCCGAAGCTAATACTACCTTTCCAGACAGTATGCATGTTGTCACCTCATTTTTCCTTACTATGGGACTAAAAATTTAATTTATGTATCGTCTGCGAAAAAAAACAAAGGATAAATACAAAAAAACGAAAGTTGGCCTTTATGTGAAATCAATGTTATTAACCGATGCACCGGAAATTCCGTTAGGTGATGATTGGTTATACGAAACAAAATATGACGGTTATCGCGCTGTTTTAATTTGGGAAAAAGGTAATCGGTCGCCAATACTGAAAAGCCGGAATGGGAATATTTTAAACGAAAAATTCCCTGAAATTATTCATTATTGTGAGCGTATTTATGAAGAAATCGAAGCTTACTTACCGCTTAGCTTTGATGGGGAAGTCGTATATTTAATAAACAATTTAAAAAGTAAGTTCTCGTATGTGCAAAAACGTGGGAAAATGACGAACCAAAAAAATATTGAATCAAACGCACAGACTTTCCCGTGTCATTATATTGTGTTCGATTTACTGAAATTAAAAGGGAAAGTTAAGGGAAATAGCCGGTTAACGACAAGAAAACAATTACTATCCGACTTTTTTGAACGTCTCAATTTAGCTGGAACTGTTCAATACACCGATTCAAGAAAACTGCAAATGATTGATGTATTTGATGATTCGCATTTACTTTGGCTAAACGTAAAATCCCATAATGGCGAAGGGATCATCGCCAAAAAACGTAACAGCAAATGGATGGAAGATACGAGAACGAAAAGCTGGCTGAAAATAAAGAACTGGAAACTCGTAAATGTTATTCTTACGAAATTTGATCAATCAAACGGTTTCTTTAATGGGGCAATTTATAAAGAAAATACCCTTTTGGAGATTGTGTCGTTTAAACATGGTTTATCTGAAGAGGAAAGCAAAACGTTGACCACCTTTTTTAAAACAAATGGCACACTGTTGGAAAAAAGTATATTTAAAATACCTCCTTCAATTTGTGTAACCGTTGCCTGTATTGATTTTGACGGCACTAAATTGAGGGAACCGCG
This genomic window from Solibacillus sp. FSL R5-0449 contains:
- a CDS encoding succinate CoA transferase encodes the protein MGKDLSQFIRNEAFLNKVVSAEEAASWIEDGMNLGMSGFTLFGEPKEFPLALSKRGEQENFKVNLYTGASLGPTADQSMAEAGIINLRVPYQGNAIMRGKINNGEIFYIDQHLSHTAEEVRKGSLGKIDYAIIEAAAITEDGLVIPTGSVGNSPIFVEKAENVIIEINTTAPKAYEGLHDIYVQKAQGERKEIPIYNTGDRIGEIGIRVDPAKVKGIVLSEQPDIPSPLFEPNEETQKIADNLLAFLANEVEVGNLPESLAPLQSGVGSVANAVLNGMQKSQFKDLEVFSEVLQDGVFDLIDAGIVKFAAGTAFSLSKKRVDSLAEDLEKYKDKIMFRPQEISNNPEVIRRLGVISFNTAIEVDIYGNVNSTHVNGTKIMNGIGGSGDFARNARITIFVTSSLAKNGAISTIVPFVSHIDHTEHDVDVIVTEQGYADLRGLPPVKRAEKLIEIAHPKYKEQLRAYFEEAKEKVGGQTPHILEKAFSFHNNLKEHGTMLFEDDKIKH
- a CDS encoding YfiT family bacillithiol transferase; translation: MDVRFPIGPLQVPEQVTLDNVKEWLQQTESFTTRLREVVDSLNEEQLNKTYREGAWTVRQLVHHIADSQLNMYQRLKLALTDDNPTVPGFDEEKWAVLPDTDLPVESSIKMLEGINERVVSLGHHLTEDQLKREFTHETNGPVTVAAKVAKLAWHEEHHFAHIKIALSN
- a CDS encoding GNAT family N-acetyltransferase, translated to MEFKLMEATDLAICTEIFIKVFNAEPWNDHWNYESAHQYLSDYYNTPNFLGIIALENDELLGFIMGVQRKWYSGHEYFIHEMCVDQTLQNKGIGKAMLNYLEIQLKDRSVESMTLLTNRNIPAEQFYKNNGFEEIERLIFLYKEIE
- the aac(6') gene encoding aminoglycoside 6'-N-acetyltransferase, which encodes MINEATLNQASAAARLALLLWPGNNLHEFVQNMEDVITNLNSTVFLAFNDEKPIGFAQCQLRFDYVEGTHSSPVGYLEGLYVEEPYRRQHFAQQLVQACEQWAKSKGCTEFASDCELSNVESLNVHLKLGFTEANRIICFTKKL
- a CDS encoding Ku protein gives rise to the protein MHTVWKGSISFGLVNIPVKLHAATENKDVKLRQLHKECHTPISYKKVCEGCQAEVKDEDIVKAYEYTKNKFVVLGEEDLENLRKENEDKSVEIIDFVKLEEIDPIYFEKTYYLSPDNTGAKAYVLLRKTLEESGKIGVAKITIRSKEQLAIVRVYKNALVMEIIHFPDEVRDVGDVPNIPSVEAVVQKELDTALMLVEQLTTEFDPTKHTDDYRTALMQLIEEKKSESTVVANEKRPLPDNVTDLMSALQASLDKTKKPKTRKRTTTTRTKKNA